One window of Pedobacter faecalis genomic DNA carries:
- a CDS encoding EVE domain-containing protein, with product MSDTKYWLVKSEPFKYSWEKFNEDGRTFWDGVRNYQARNNLKEMKEGDLVLFYHSNEGKHVVGIAKVVREYYQDPTTEDPNWVVVDLSPVETLRNPVSLEQIKAEESLKDISLIRQGRLSVMSLKPSEFDKILEMSEK from the coding sequence ATGAGCGATACTAAATACTGGCTTGTAAAAAGCGAACCTTTCAAATACAGCTGGGAGAAATTTAATGAAGACGGGCGTACCTTCTGGGACGGCGTGCGCAATTATCAGGCACGAAACAATCTGAAAGAAATGAAGGAGGGCGACCTGGTATTATTTTATCACAGCAACGAAGGTAAGCATGTTGTCGGCATAGCTAAAGTAGTACGTGAATATTACCAGGATCCGACCACCGAGGACCCCAACTGGGTGGTGGTGGATTTGTCGCCGGTAGAAACACTTAGAAATCCTGTGTCGCTGGAACAGATCAAAGCAGAAGAAAGCCTGAAAGACATCTCGCTGATTCGCCAGGGGCGATTATCGGTGATGTCGCTCAAGCCCTCGGAGTTTGATAAGATATTAGAGATGTCGGAAAAATAA
- a CDS encoding outer membrane beta-barrel protein translates to MGLFQRIILFLVVFTGISHYAKAQTFTVKGIVVDTAGLPLPGAVVRVKWAADSVAMSASGDGKFNFNNVKARQFTLSAAFIGFKNFTKEYIIEKGNTITLAPVMLQPSSNTLDAVVISGAPPVRVTEDTVSYNAAHFPVREGDAVDEVLRKLPGIKVDQDGNVTNQGEPVTKIRVNGKDYFGTDVATAIKNLPADIIKNLQFIDDYGDQAKLTGIKTGEPQKILNLTIDPDKDKGYFARVSGGLGSEDRYNTNIRANMKNKDRMTSLHGTFNNANMRGGGGDGINTRNAFGANYQNQWNEKISGNASYNFNNNRNNTISSALTQNFLRNAEGEDYIRLEDSRNNSLSRNFNHELEGELEYKIDTMNYLKVSPRIAYNGNEGTSNGGSEITQPGLRTDRNSENFNEGNNLNARTNVFYNHKFQKKGRNFSFWGSFNYSNGDNSRDVLNDYLTERPNLPDSARLQHQLIGNANDNLGLNAGGSYMEPIWEKTFVELSYNWNRSATSSSRDTRDVINGDEIFNANLSNDYEYQFITNRIGLNYRFIDQKLNYTLGVNVQPAVLTGQNLSQNIDTRKETFNVIPNARFVYKFSNQESFDVNYWGRNNQPGFLQLQPITDNSNLQNTVTGNPDLKPEFIHSLNAHYKQSDWKLGYLIDARAWYNLTKDRIVTTKVLIPGTVNQVTSYTNTDGYYNMGTEYSYSKPFAERKYTLTYSGSGSLSNNVTFIDNSRNIGKNTSWRQELEFQIDIKDVMDTEFETSYSQNHTSYSLEGDAFRDREVSRLQLGVNGRNFFFKDLTIGYNFSKLINYGLENARNPLILRLYAEYRFMKNDMANLRIDGFDLFNQNTGISFESDANFTVDRRVNRLGRYFMFSFTYRVSKWGGRR, encoded by the coding sequence ATGGGCCTTTTTCAGCGGATAATTTTATTCCTCGTAGTATTTACGGGTATTTCACACTATGCCAAAGCGCAGACATTTACTGTTAAAGGTATCGTCGTAGATACCGCCGGCCTGCCTTTGCCGGGCGCCGTGGTGCGTGTAAAGTGGGCGGCCGACAGCGTCGCTATGTCGGCCAGCGGAGATGGCAAGTTCAACTTCAATAATGTAAAGGCACGTCAGTTCACACTATCGGCCGCTTTTATTGGTTTCAAAAACTTCACAAAGGAATACATCATCGAGAAAGGGAATACCATAACGCTGGCCCCGGTCATGTTACAGCCTTCAAGCAACACGCTCGACGCAGTGGTGATTTCCGGAGCTCCGCCGGTACGGGTAACGGAAGATACGGTGAGCTATAACGCCGCACACTTTCCCGTACGCGAAGGAGATGCTGTCGACGAAGTGCTGAGAAAGTTGCCCGGCATTAAGGTGGATCAGGACGGTAACGTGACCAATCAGGGCGAACCAGTTACCAAGATTCGTGTGAACGGTAAAGATTACTTTGGTACAGACGTAGCTACTGCGATAAAGAACTTACCTGCGGATATTATTAAGAACCTGCAGTTCATAGATGATTATGGGGATCAGGCCAAGCTAACCGGGATAAAAACGGGTGAGCCTCAAAAGATACTTAACCTAACCATCGACCCTGATAAGGACAAGGGATATTTTGCACGTGTCTCAGGAGGGCTGGGAAGCGAAGATCGCTACAACACAAATATACGTGCCAATATGAAGAACAAGGATCGGATGACTTCTCTTCATGGCACCTTTAACAATGCAAATATGCGGGGCGGCGGCGGAGACGGAATCAATACCCGGAACGCGTTTGGCGCCAACTATCAGAACCAGTGGAACGAAAAGATTTCCGGGAACGCAAGCTACAACTTCAACAACAACCGGAACAATACCATAAGTTCCGCACTTACCCAGAATTTTCTTAGGAATGCTGAAGGTGAAGATTACATACGTCTCGAAGATTCCCGCAACAATAGCCTAAGCCGAAATTTCAATCATGAACTGGAAGGTGAGCTGGAGTACAAAATTGACACCATGAATTACCTGAAGGTTAGTCCCCGCATTGCCTATAACGGCAACGAAGGCACGAGCAACGGCGGTTCTGAAATTACACAGCCAGGGCTGCGTACCGATCGCAATAGCGAAAACTTTAATGAGGGAAACAACCTGAACGCACGCACGAATGTGTTTTATAACCATAAGTTTCAAAAGAAAGGTCGCAATTTCAGTTTTTGGGGGAGTTTTAACTACTCAAACGGGGATAACTCGCGGGATGTACTTAACGATTACCTCACGGAACGCCCTAATCTGCCTGACTCGGCCAGGTTGCAACATCAGTTGATCGGTAATGCCAACGACAATCTGGGGCTAAATGCAGGTGGCTCATATATGGAACCTATATGGGAGAAAACTTTTGTTGAGCTAAGCTATAACTGGAACCGTTCAGCAACTTCAAGCAGCAGAGACACACGTGATGTGATAAACGGCGATGAGATTTTTAACGCAAACCTCAGTAACGATTATGAGTATCAGTTTATTACCAATCGGATTGGTTTGAATTACAGATTTATCGATCAGAAACTGAACTATACTCTTGGCGTTAACGTGCAGCCGGCGGTGCTTACCGGCCAGAACCTTAGTCAGAACATCGATACCCGAAAGGAAACTTTTAATGTCATACCCAATGCGAGGTTCGTTTACAAATTTTCCAATCAGGAATCTTTTGATGTGAATTATTGGGGGAGGAATAATCAGCCCGGTTTTTTACAGCTGCAACCGATAACGGACAATTCTAACCTTCAGAACACGGTTACCGGAAATCCTGATCTGAAGCCCGAGTTTATCCATTCCTTAAATGCGCATTATAAGCAGTCGGACTGGAAGCTGGGTTATTTGATCGATGCCAGGGCGTGGTATAACCTCACCAAGGACCGTATTGTGACAACAAAGGTGCTTATTCCCGGAACAGTGAACCAGGTAACTAGTTATACCAATACCGACGGCTATTATAATATGGGGACAGAGTATTCTTACAGCAAACCTTTTGCTGAAAGAAAATATACGCTGACCTATTCTGGAAGTGGCTCTTTGTCAAACAATGTTACGTTTATAGACAATAGCCGAAATATCGGTAAAAATACGTCCTGGCGTCAGGAACTTGAATTCCAAATCGATATTAAGGACGTCATGGACACAGAGTTCGAGACCTCATATTCTCAGAATCACACAAGTTATTCGCTAGAGGGCGATGCGTTTAGGGATCGAGAAGTTAGTCGACTTCAACTTGGTGTCAACGGACGCAACTTCTTTTTTAAAGATCTTACGATCGGGTACAATTTTTCGAAGTTAATCAACTACGGCTTGGAGAATGCACGAAACCCACTGATTTTACGTTTGTATGCTGAATACCGGTTCATGAAAAATGACATGGCCAACCTTAGAATAGACGGGTTTGATCTATTTAATCAGAACACGGGCATTTCTTTTGAATCCGACGCGAACTTTACCGTCGACAGGCGGGTAAACCGCCTGGGACGGTATTTTATGTTTTCATTTACTTACAGGGTAAGTAAGTGGGGCGGCCGACGGTAG
- a CDS encoding DUF5103 domain-containing protein yields MATAHSVPARQAFTFENKVYQPHIRTVQCYNLNKEQWIPLVVLGSDEKLLFSFDDLRGGSRIYWYTIEHCTSDWQSSGLSTTDYMERLPEDRITDYKYSFGTLQKYTSYALALPNEQVRPKIPGNYLLKVYEEGDQRKPVVSQRFYVLAPSVNISADVVASPQVALRQTNQKLNFTVFHSSPIQNPYADLKVLVMQNGNPLLTKLNTRPQFIRQGSLVYTEMTTNDFPGLNEYRKFDIRSLRYKAENVQQIVRDTGVRVRLFADLKTAGDKYSNRIDEDGRFYIRNQDGRDDRTESDYVNVSFTLNAVAPTRDGEAYVVGRFNNYRLDDESRLTYDASSKQFSGTMTLKQGLYDYRYVWVDKSAHMADQAVFEGSFYETGNTYQVFVYYRRPGSRWEELIGFTETDTRER; encoded by the coding sequence ATGGCAACCGCCCATAGTGTTCCGGCCCGCCAGGCTTTTACTTTTGAAAACAAGGTATATCAGCCCCATATCCGGACTGTGCAATGCTATAATCTTAACAAAGAGCAATGGATCCCTTTGGTTGTACTGGGGTCGGACGAGAAGTTGCTTTTTTCTTTCGACGATTTACGGGGCGGCTCAAGAATATACTGGTACACCATTGAACATTGCACGTCAGATTGGCAATCCTCGGGTCTTTCTACGACTGACTACATGGAAAGACTGCCGGAGGATCGGATCACGGACTATAAGTACTCCTTTGGAACACTGCAGAAATATACCAGTTACGCACTGGCCTTACCAAACGAGCAGGTCAGGCCTAAGATCCCGGGCAACTACCTATTGAAAGTTTACGAAGAGGGAGATCAAAGGAAACCCGTCGTGTCTCAGCGCTTCTATGTGCTGGCTCCCTCAGTGAATATTAGCGCGGATGTGGTGGCTAGCCCCCAGGTAGCCTTGCGGCAAACGAATCAAAAGCTGAACTTCACTGTTTTTCACTCTTCACCTATTCAGAATCCGTATGCCGACCTCAAGGTGCTGGTCATGCAAAATGGCAATCCTCTGCTTACTAAACTCAACACACGTCCTCAGTTTATCCGCCAGGGCTCGCTGGTATATACGGAAATGACCACCAATGACTTTCCCGGACTAAATGAGTACAGGAAATTCGACATCCGCAGTCTGCGGTATAAAGCCGAAAATGTTCAGCAAATTGTGCGTGATACCGGAGTGAGGGTCAGGCTTTTCGCTGATTTAAAAACTGCGGGCGACAAATACAGCAACCGGATTGACGAAGATGGCAGATTTTATATCCGAAACCAGGATGGCCGGGACGACCGCACAGAAAGCGACTATGTGAATGTCTCTTTTACGCTCAACGCTGTTGCACCGACGCGGGATGGAGAAGCTTATGTGGTTGGCCGGTTTAATAATTATCGGCTCGACGATGAATCAAGATTAACTTATGACGCCTCAAGTAAACAGTTTTCGGGCACAATGACGCTTAAACAAGGACTGTACGACTACCGGTACGTGTGGGTCGATAAATCTGCACATATGGCAGACCAGGCAGTGTTTGAAGGCTCTTTCTATGAAACCGGGAACACCTACCAGGTCTTTGTGTATTACCGGCGGCCTGGTTCGCGCTGGGAGGAGCTGATCGGCTTTACGGAAACCGATACAAGGGAAAGGTAA
- a CDS encoding acyl-CoA thioesterase: MNTQGKSPKDSFTIMNELVLPNDTNMLHNLMGGRLLHWMDIAAAITAQKHCNRIVVTASVDNVSFKQPIKLGDVVTIEARVTRAFNTSVEVRLDVWAENVPSATRNKSNEAYFTFVALDAEGKTVAVPELVPETAEEKELYAGALRRRQLRLILGGKMQPNDALELKALFFSE; the protein is encoded by the coding sequence ATGAATACACAAGGAAAGAGCCCTAAAGATTCCTTCACGATAATGAATGAGCTTGTGCTGCCCAACGACACCAATATGCTGCACAACCTGATGGGAGGCCGGCTGCTGCATTGGATGGATATTGCTGCGGCAATCACTGCACAGAAACATTGCAACCGGATTGTGGTCACGGCGTCGGTAGACAATGTATCATTTAAGCAGCCCATAAAACTTGGAGATGTGGTCACCATAGAGGCCAGGGTAACCCGTGCCTTTAACACCTCCGTCGAGGTCAGACTAGACGTATGGGCGGAGAATGTGCCCTCGGCGACCAGGAATAAATCTAACGAGGCTTACTTCACCTTTGTAGCACTTGATGCGGAAGGCAAAACAGTAGCTGTGCCCGAACTGGTACCTGAAACGGCCGAAGAAAAGGAATTATATGCGGGTGCCTTAAGGCGCAGGCAACTACGCCTGATACTTGGTGGTAAAATGCAGCCTAATGACGCCCTTGAATTGAAGGCGCTGTTCTTTTCAGAGTAG
- a CDS encoding zinc-dependent metalloprotease encodes MKKNVLLTLLGLASATYVNAQDKPATPPAKPAAANPNAMNRPAAPTNGPKPYKQVITDSAKTDHGLFKVHQVQDRYYFEIADSLLGREILTVNRISKAAAGNRASMMGYGGDHIGDNVISFEKGPANKIFIRTISYGERSADSTEQGMYRSLMSSNIQPLVASFDIKALANDSVTKVKGSVIDVTDYMNGDNEIFFFESRAKRALSLSNQLNDRSYIREIKSYPTNIEIRTVKTYTKTPAQIPGMPPAMAGSPTPVTYELNSSMVLLPKKQMKPRFFDARVGYFATGYVDFDSNPQGIKNQALITRWRLEPKPEDVERYKRGELVEPKKQIVYYIDPATPKKWIPYLIQGVNDWQKAFEQAGFKNAIVAKLAPNDPNWSIDDARHSVIVYKPSDIPNASGPHVHDPRTGEILETHINWYHNIMQLVRNWYIIQAAAIDPGARKMKFDDKLMGELIRFVSSHEVGHTLGLRHNFGSSATVPVEKLRDKQWVEKNGHTPSIMDYARFNYVAQPEDKISAKGIFPRIGDYDMWAIEWGYKWLPQYKTAEDESKYSNQTIIKRIAENPRLAFGTETDPNDPRNQSEDLGDNAVLASEYGIKNLKRLVPNILAYSKEPNEGYDNAKALYGELVGQFGRYIGHVAKYVGGIYATPKTMEESGTQYSRVNAARQKQAMDFLGAQVFNTPKWLLDKNLLDNIGEDPISVANRLHINALARLVNANTFNKLISAEAADGPTAYKITDLFSDLQGSIFSELKSNTEIDVYRRNLQKTYVNTVISLLEPPAPAAGSTSGRGGSNLMQSDAVSLAKAQLRELSSAIKSATPAASGMSKFHLEDLSQRIDDALKGKG; translated from the coding sequence ATGAAAAAGAACGTATTATTGACATTGCTGGGCCTTGCTTCAGCTACGTATGTCAATGCCCAGGACAAGCCTGCAACTCCGCCTGCAAAGCCGGCTGCGGCTAATCCAAATGCCATGAACCGTCCGGCTGCACCAACTAACGGGCCTAAGCCTTACAAGCAGGTGATCACCGACAGCGCCAAAACGGACCATGGGTTGTTTAAGGTTCACCAGGTTCAGGACCGGTATTATTTTGAAATCGCAGATTCCCTGCTTGGCCGTGAGATCCTTACGGTAAACAGGATCAGTAAAGCTGCTGCGGGAAACCGTGCCTCCATGATGGGCTATGGTGGCGACCATATAGGTGATAATGTGATCAGCTTTGAAAAGGGCCCCGCGAATAAGATTTTCATCAGGACGATCTCTTATGGCGAGCGCTCGGCTGACTCTACTGAGCAAGGCATGTACCGCTCGTTGATGAGTTCTAACATTCAGCCTCTTGTGGCGTCTTTTGATATAAAGGCACTGGCAAACGATTCTGTAACTAAGGTTAAAGGAAGCGTAATCGACGTTACAGATTATATGAATGGAGATAATGAAATTTTCTTTTTTGAGTCAAGAGCTAAGAGAGCGTTGTCGTTAAGCAACCAGTTAAACGATCGCTCCTATATCAGGGAAATCAAGTCTTACCCAACCAATATAGAAATCAGAACGGTGAAGACTTACACCAAAACACCTGCTCAGATTCCAGGCATGCCGCCCGCTATGGCCGGATCGCCGACTCCGGTAACTTATGAACTGAACAGTTCCATGGTTCTGCTTCCCAAAAAGCAGATGAAGCCACGGTTTTTTGATGCCAGGGTGGGTTATTTCGCCACAGGATACGTAGATTTCGACTCTAACCCGCAAGGTATCAAGAATCAGGCGCTTATCACGCGCTGGAGGCTAGAACCCAAACCAGAAGACGTAGAAAGATATAAGCGCGGAGAGCTTGTGGAGCCGAAAAAGCAGATCGTTTATTACATTGACCCGGCAACGCCAAAAAAATGGATCCCTTATCTGATCCAGGGTGTTAACGACTGGCAAAAGGCTTTTGAGCAAGCAGGCTTTAAAAATGCGATCGTTGCTAAGCTTGCGCCAAATGATCCGAACTGGAGCATTGACGATGCGCGTCATAGTGTAATCGTTTACAAGCCTTCGGATATACCGAATGCGAGTGGTCCGCACGTGCACGACCCACGGACCGGTGAAATTCTGGAGACGCATATCAACTGGTACCATAACATTATGCAACTGGTGCGTAACTGGTACATCATTCAGGCTGCGGCGATAGATCCGGGTGCGCGCAAAATGAAATTCGACGATAAACTGATGGGCGAACTTATACGCTTTGTCTCATCGCACGAGGTAGGCCACACTTTGGGATTACGCCATAATTTTGGTTCTTCGGCAACAGTTCCGGTTGAAAAACTTAGAGATAAGCAATGGGTAGAGAAGAACGGACACACCCCGTCGATCATGGATTATGCACGCTTTAACTACGTTGCACAACCTGAAGATAAGATATCTGCGAAGGGTATTTTCCCACGAATCGGTGATTACGATATGTGGGCGATAGAGTGGGGTTATAAGTGGCTGCCTCAGTATAAAACTGCAGAAGATGAGTCTAAATACTCGAACCAAACGATTATTAAGCGAATTGCGGAAAATCCAAGACTTGCGTTTGGAACAGAAACTGATCCAAACGATCCGCGTAATCAGAGCGAAGACCTCGGAGACAATGCCGTATTGGCGTCGGAATACGGGATCAAGAACCTTAAGCGTTTGGTTCCAAATATTCTTGCGTACAGCAAAGAGCCCAATGAGGGGTACGATAATGCAAAAGCACTTTATGGTGAGCTGGTTGGACAATTTGGCCGCTATATAGGCCATGTTGCTAAGTATGTTGGTGGTATTTATGCTACGCCAAAAACCATGGAGGAATCGGGCACGCAGTATAGCCGGGTAAATGCCGCCCGCCAAAAGCAGGCGATGGATTTCCTGGGCGCTCAGGTGTTTAACACGCCGAAGTGGTTGCTCGATAAGAATCTGCTGGATAATATTGGCGAAGATCCGATATCGGTAGCAAACCGCTTGCACATTAATGCCCTGGCCCGGTTGGTCAACGCTAACACATTCAACAAACTTATCTCTGCCGAAGCAGCAGACGGGCCTACAGCTTATAAGATCACAGACCTGTTCTCTGATTTGCAAGGTTCAATATTCTCGGAGCTGAAGTCGAACACAGAAATCGATGTATACCGCAGGAACCTGCAAAAAACGTATGTGAACACAGTGATCAGTTTGCTTGAGCCGCCAGCGCCTGCTGCGGGAAGCACATCTGGCAGAGGTGGTTCTAACCTGATGCAAAGCGATGCCGTCTCACTGGCTAAGGCTCAGCTGAGAGAGCTTTCGTCGGCGATTAAATCTGCTACACCAGCAGCTTCAGGGATGAGTAAATTTCACCTGGAAGACTTGTCGCAACGTATCGACGATGCTTTAAAAGGTAAAGGGTAA
- the holA gene encoding DNA polymerase III subunit delta: MTAAEIIKDIKSRKFKPVYLLHGEEPYYIDQVVSYIEHNALNDMERGFNQTVLYGKDTDMVTIMNAAKRYPMMSDYQVVIVKEAQELKWAKEVEGNSKQAEFVLSYFEKPMPTTILVLAYKYANFDKRKKIYKAIDKNGLVFQSDPVRDYKLASWIEDLVKEKGYKIDPQASALMAEYLGADLSKIANEVEKLMLNIGKDVVIDTGLVQKNIGISKEYNVFELQKALATRNVLKCNQVINYFADNPKANPMVMVMANLNAYFSKILKYHYLQNRGDAAKELGVNPFFVKDYETAARTYPVNKVFEIISMLREYDLKSKGVDSTGNTTDGELLKELLFKILH; encoded by the coding sequence ATGACTGCTGCTGAGATTATCAAAGACATCAAATCCCGAAAGTTTAAGCCGGTGTACCTGCTTCATGGTGAAGAACCTTACTACATTGATCAGGTTGTGAGTTATATAGAGCATAACGCGCTCAATGACATGGAGCGGGGATTTAACCAAACCGTCTTATACGGCAAGGATACGGACATGGTAACCATTATGAATGCGGCAAAGCGCTATCCGATGATGTCGGACTATCAGGTGGTGATCGTTAAGGAGGCGCAGGAATTGAAGTGGGCGAAAGAAGTAGAGGGGAACAGTAAGCAGGCCGAATTTGTGCTGAGCTATTTTGAAAAGCCCATGCCTACGACCATTTTGGTGCTGGCCTATAAATATGCCAACTTTGATAAGCGTAAAAAGATTTATAAAGCCATCGACAAGAACGGCCTGGTGTTTCAGTCGGATCCCGTACGCGATTACAAACTTGCCTCCTGGATTGAAGATCTTGTGAAAGAAAAGGGATATAAAATCGACCCGCAGGCGTCTGCCCTGATGGCTGAGTATCTTGGGGCAGATCTTTCCAAAATCGCTAATGAGGTGGAGAAGCTGATGCTCAATATCGGAAAGGATGTTGTGATTGACACGGGCCTTGTGCAGAAAAATATTGGGATCAGTAAAGAGTATAATGTTTTTGAACTCCAGAAAGCATTGGCTACGCGGAATGTGTTGAAATGCAACCAGGTCATCAATTACTTTGCCGACAATCCCAAGGCCAATCCCATGGTTATGGTGATGGCCAATCTGAATGCCTATTTCTCTAAAATCCTCAAGTATCATTACCTGCAAAACCGTGGAGATGCAGCCAAAGAACTTGGCGTGAACCCTTTCTTTGTGAAAGATTATGAAACTGCGGCGCGCACTTACCCGGTCAACAAAGTATTTGAGATTATCAGTATGCTTCGCGAATACGACCTTAAGAGCAAAGGGGTCGACAGTACAGGAAACACTACTGATGGTGAACTTCTTAAAGAGCTGTTATTTAAAATTCTACACTGA
- a CDS encoding zf-TFIIB domain-containing protein, protein MSEKKGVEIDYCPNCRGIWLDRGELEKIIEHSANHYAQKDNYEQDYRKYGYSDYNDDYNKRYPHKKKKSFLNDFFDF, encoded by the coding sequence ATGAGTGAGAAAAAAGGTGTAGAAATTGATTACTGTCCGAATTGCCGGGGAATATGGCTGGACCGTGGTGAACTTGAAAAAATCATTGAACATTCCGCGAACCACTATGCTCAAAAAGACAACTACGAGCAGGACTACCGTAAATATGGATATAGTGATTATAATGATGATTATAACAAACGATATCCCCATAAAAAGAAGAAGTCGTTCCTGAATGATTTCTTTGATTTTTGA